A window from Candidatus Arthromitus sp. SFB-rat-Yit encodes these proteins:
- a CDS encoding lytic transglycosylase domain-containing protein, whose amino-acid sequence MVKIRNIILVLIGIALTFLISINVLKSIYTVKYYNYIEKYSAMYDLDKYLVMSVIKAESNFNEYAVSKKDARGLMQITPLTANWIAEQINLIEFSLDKLNDPETSIFMGCWYLNNLRKEFNDDYILILSAYNAGRGNVNKWLKNKEFSRDGKKLDYIPFKETELYIKKIKLNYNIYKYLYKDK is encoded by the coding sequence ATGGTAAAAATAAGAAATATTATTTTAGTTTTAATAGGTATTGCATTAACTTTTCTTATTTCCATAAATGTTTTAAAATCTATATATACAGTTAAGTATTATAATTATATTGAGAAGTATTCTGCCATGTATGATTTGGATAAGTATTTAGTTATGTCTGTTATAAAAGCTGAGAGTAATTTTAATGAGTATGCAGTATCTAAAAAAGATGCACGGGGGTTAATGCAAATAACGCCTCTAACTGCTAATTGGATAGCAGAACAAATAAATTTAATAGAATTTTCTTTAGATAAGTTAAACGATCCTGAAACTAGTATATTTATGGGATGTTGGTATTTAAATAATTTAAGGAAAGAATTTAATGATGATTACATTTTAATTTTATCTGCATATAATGCAGGAAGGGGAAATGTAAATAAATGGTTAAAAAATAAGGAGTTTTCTAGAGATGGTAAAAAATTAGATTATATACCTTTTAAGGAAACTGAATTGTACATAAAGAAGATAAAATTGAATTATAATATTTATAAATATTTATATAAAGATAAATAG
- a CDS encoding class I mannose-6-phosphate isomerase, which translates to MSKILKLKPFYMGKIWGYEKWILSTHKNGISFVENDERNLLECIGKELSILIKEIKANSSLSVQVHPTDDYSKKYENDFGKTECWYILDTDENATLICGLKDGVSKEAFKNALKCSNLESLLKRIHIKKGDMIYIPAGTVHAIEGGIKILEIQQCSDVTYRIYDWGRDREIHVDKAMDVINFNNDTNFGRIENFNKLESPYFIVEKLNIYGEYIYNYNENYCVYICLNGNGTIEDEYGNLINICELDTIYVYKNTKCKINGNLEMLRVIDKITKV; encoded by the coding sequence ATGAGTAAAATATTGAAATTAAAACCTTTTTATATGGGAAAAATATGGGGATATGAAAAGTGGATTTTATCAACACACAAAAATGGTATTTCTTTTGTTGAAAATGATGAGAGAAATTTATTAGAATGCATTGGTAAAGAATTATCAATTTTAATAAAAGAGATAAAGGCTAATAGTAGTTTATCTGTTCAAGTTCATCCAACGGATGATTATTCAAAAAAATATGAAAATGATTTTGGTAAAACAGAGTGTTGGTACATATTAGATACCGATGAAAATGCAACTCTTATTTGTGGTTTGAAAGATGGTGTGAGTAAGGAAGCATTTAAAAATGCATTAAAGTGTTCAAACTTAGAGAGTTTATTGAAAAGGATTCATATTAAGAAGGGGGATATGATATATATACCAGCTGGTACTGTTCATGCTATAGAAGGTGGTATAAAGATACTTGAGATACAGCAATGTAGTGATGTAACTTATAGAATATATGATTGGGGGAGAGATAGAGAAATTCATGTAGATAAGGCTATGGATGTTATAAACTTCAATAATGATACAAACTTTGGTAGAATAGAGAACTTCAATAAACTTGAATCTCCTTATTTCATAGTTGAAAAATTAAATATTTATGGTGAATACATATATAATTATAATGAAAATTATTGTGTGTATATATGTTTAAATGGAAATGGAACTATAGAAGATGAGTATGGAAATTTGATAAACATATGTGAATTAGATACAATATATGTTTATAAAAACACTAAATGTAAAATTAATGGTAATTTAGAAATGTTAAGAGTTATAGATAAAATCACCAAAGTTTAA
- a CDS encoding N-acetylmannosamine-6-phosphate 2-epimerase, producing MDNFLGQGLILSLDYFYDNINSYILNKLLLNINNSFTNVTAIKTSYLNLILELKYSTDLPIIGCINKVYPDTIVNLTPTINDIYELAKVGVNIVYLDASTKMRANSMTIHEFYYKIKLLFPELYFIGVVYTLEDIKNISSLKFDAICIRDNYSIISNVTNYVSSDVPLIFDSVVTDNLLIDDKYIELFDSGINNIIINSKIITPKHQLQEFIENVFN from the coding sequence ATGGATAATTTTTTAGGACAAGGCCTGATATTGTCTTTAGATTATTTTTATGATAACATTAACTCTTATATATTGAATAAGTTACTATTGAATATAAATAATTCTTTTACTAATGTAACAGCTATTAAAACTAGTTATTTAAATCTTATTTTAGAACTTAAGTATTCTACTGATTTACCTATTATAGGCTGTATTAATAAAGTTTATCCAGATACTATTGTTAATCTTACCCCAACTATTAATGATATTTATGAACTTGCAAAAGTAGGAGTGAACATTGTTTATTTAGACGCATCTACTAAAATGAGAGCAAATTCTATGACTATACATGAGTTTTATTATAAAATTAAGTTGTTGTTTCCTGAACTCTATTTTATTGGTGTCGTTTATACATTGGAAGATATAAAGAATATATCTTCTTTGAAATTTGATGCTATATGTATAAGAGATAATTATTCTATAATTAGTAATGTAACTAATTATGTTAGTAGTGATGTACCACTTATTTTTGATTCTGTTGTTACAGACAATTTACTGATTGATGATAAGTATATTGAATTATTTGATTCTGGGATTAATAATATAATTATTAATTCTAAAATTATTACCCCTAAACATCAATTACAAGAATTTATAGAAAATGTATTTAATTAG
- a CDS encoding polysaccharide deacetylase family protein encodes MKIKILVNSIVVALFFICFSVSVNGANMISNFIYSPKDIMEGQNTTIEGGRYSYDSMKVQKNLFNKETINNGEKTIFLTFDDGPSINNTPKVLEILKNYDVKATFFVLGVNLDRGEKYADILRKIVNDGHAIGNHGYSHNYSYLYPDRVISYENLMEDMNKSLNVMKSILGEDFNTRVLRLPGGLRSWKKQDETLAKLNDENYSVIEWNAMSGDAENRNIQDPEILVQRAINTAGNSKCVVMLMHDFASNAGEVSYKALPKIIDYFKENGYQFRTLQ; translated from the coding sequence ATGAAAATAAAAATATTAGTTAATAGTATTGTAGTTGCATTATTTTTTATTTGTTTTTCTGTTTCAGTTAATGGGGCAAATATGATAAGTAATTTTATTTATAGTCCAAAAGATATTATGGAAGGTCAAAATACAACAATTGAGGGTGGAAGATATTCTTATGATTCTATGAAAGTACAGAAGAATTTATTTAATAAAGAAACGATAAATAATGGTGAAAAAACAATATTTTTAACTTTTGATGATGGACCATCAATAAATAATACACCAAAAGTATTAGAGATACTTAAAAATTATGATGTTAAAGCAACTTTTTTTGTACTTGGTGTAAATTTAGATAGAGGGGAAAAATATGCAGATATTTTAAGAAAGATTGTAAATGATGGACATGCAATAGGAAATCATGGATATAGTCATAATTACTCATATTTATATCCTGACAGAGTTATAAGCTATGAGAATCTTATGGAAGATATGAATAAATCCCTTAATGTTATGAAAAGTATATTGGGTGAAGATTTTAATACTAGAGTTTTAAGGTTACCAGGTGGACTTAGATCTTGGAAGAAACAAGATGAAACACTTGCCAAATTAAATGATGAGAATTATTCAGTTATTGAGTGGAATGCTATGAGTGGAGATGCTGAGAATAGGAATATTCAAGATCCTGAGATTTTAGTTCAAAGAGCTATTAATACTGCAGGTAACTCAAAATGCGTTGTTATGTTAATGCATGATTTTGCATCAAACGCTGGTGAAGTATCGTATAAAGCATTACCTAAGATTATCGATTATTTTAAGGAAAATGGGTATCAATTTAGAACTCTCCAATAA
- a CDS encoding response regulator transcription factor, whose amino-acid sequence MEKKILLVENEVSIRQFLKINFDREGFHVIEADRGDTAIEIALLEKPQVVLLDVGLEGDMDGFQVCSNLRKHFPKMGIIMLTARSQEMERVMGLEFGADDYVVKPFNPLEVMLRVKALIRRIDEKFNNDMIINGPFKLDLYSQKIYKNDKEIDVTPKEYMLFKIFVENPGKALSRDELMNMIWGYNYFGDLKIVDVNIRRLRSKIEDESSKPKYIETVWGTGYRWNNEK is encoded by the coding sequence ATGGAAAAGAAAATTTTGTTAGTGGAGAATGAAGTAAGTATTAGACAGTTTTTAAAGATAAATTTTGATAGAGAAGGGTTTCATGTTATTGAGGCAGATAGAGGAGATACTGCTATTGAGATTGCTTTACTTGAAAAACCACAGGTTGTATTGTTGGATGTAGGACTTGAGGGAGATATGGATGGGTTTCAAGTATGTTCAAATTTAAGAAAGCATTTTCCAAAGATGGGAATAATTATGTTAACTGCTAGGTCTCAAGAAATGGAAAGAGTTATGGGACTTGAATTTGGAGCAGATGATTATGTAGTAAAGCCATTTAATCCTTTAGAGGTTATGCTTAGGGTTAAAGCACTTATTCGTAGAATAGATGAAAAGTTTAATAATGATATGATAATTAATGGACCATTTAAATTAGATTTATATTCTCAAAAAATATATAAGAATGATAAGGAAATTGATGTAACACCTAAGGAATATATGTTATTTAAGATATTTGTAGAAAATCCAGGGAAAGCATTGAGTCGTGATGAGCTTATGAATATGATATGGGGATACAATTATTTTGGAGATTTAAAGATTGTTGATGTTAACATACGTAGACTTAGGTCGAAAATTGAGGATGAGTCCTCAAAACCTAAGTACATAGAAACTGTTTGGGGAACAGGTTATCGCTGGAATAATGAAAAGTAA
- a CDS encoding HAMP domain-containing sensor histidine kinase — MKSNFIKKIFVSSSIRYSIIKSSISVFLFIILVLSLSISYYVRKAYYDTISDNLSSQIIKAVENYQSNYKNSSLETNILLDLDNFISSTSAQVQVIDLDGQVLMDTIGVTYDEPIDTYDFKTAIFGGLGQWIGKVSYSNSKVMSVSYPIENYDQVIGVLRFTVSLDYANKNITKIIFTFILAVIIALIFYIIIIGLVTEKIIQPIKTLTNIAKKMAVGDLGVRCRNLPKNEVGALGDTLNYMADEISKKDQLKNEFISTVSHELRTPLTSIKGWAITLQYDKVNDPDLLNGLKIIEGETERLSSMVEELLDFSKFISQKVTLKFEKIYIKNIHEYIINYIKPREDREKFKFIIDDIDEDIALISLNVDFNRIKQVLVNVLDNAIKFIKENGEITLRYLVDKNKNIIYLEIIDNGIGIPSEELSRVKEKFFKGKSSKSKNGLGLSISDEIMKLHGGELLIDSVYGEWTKVTLVLPME; from the coding sequence ATGAAAAGTAATTTTATAAAAAAGATATTTGTAAGCTCAAGTATAAGATATAGTATTATAAAGAGTTCTATAAGTGTTTTTTTATTTATAATACTGGTTTTATCATTAAGTATATCTTACTATGTACGTAAAGCATATTACGATACTATAAGTGATAATTTATCTAGTCAAATAATTAAGGCTGTTGAAAATTATCAGAGTAATTATAAAAATTCATCACTTGAAACAAATATACTTTTAGATTTAGATAATTTTATAAGTTCTACAAGTGCTCAGGTTCAAGTTATAGATTTAGATGGGCAGGTTTTAATGGATACTATAGGTGTTACATATGATGAACCAATAGATACTTATGATTTTAAAACTGCAATATTTGGAGGGTTAGGTCAATGGATTGGAAAAGTATCTTATAGTAATTCAAAAGTAATGAGTGTATCCTATCCTATTGAAAATTATGATCAAGTTATTGGAGTACTTAGGTTTACTGTGTCGCTTGATTATGCAAATAAAAATATTACTAAAATAATATTTACGTTTATTTTAGCTGTTATTATAGCACTTATATTTTATATAATAATAATAGGTTTAGTTACGGAAAAAATTATACAACCAATAAAGACTCTTACAAATATTGCAAAAAAGATGGCGGTTGGGGATTTGGGTGTTAGATGTAGGAATTTGCCTAAAAATGAAGTTGGTGCACTTGGAGATACGCTAAATTATATGGCAGATGAGATATCTAAAAAAGATCAATTAAAGAATGAATTTATATCTACAGTATCACATGAACTTAGAACACCTCTTACTTCAATTAAAGGATGGGCAATAACGCTCCAATATGATAAGGTTAATGATCCAGATTTATTAAATGGATTAAAAATTATAGAAGGTGAAACTGAAAGACTTTCAAGCATGGTTGAGGAACTTTTAGATTTTTCAAAATTTATATCTCAAAAAGTTACATTAAAATTTGAGAAAATATATATAAAAAACATACATGAATACATAATTAATTACATAAAGCCTCGGGAAGATAGGGAAAAATTTAAATTTATAATTGATGATATAGATGAAGATATAGCATTAATATCATTGAATGTAGATTTTAATAGGATAAAACAAGTTTTAGTTAATGTTTTGGATAACGCCATAAAATTTATAAAGGAAAATGGGGAAATAACATTAAGGTATTTAGTTGATAAGAATAAAAATATTATCTATTTAGAGATAATTGATAATGGAATAGGTATACCTAGTGAAGAGCTTTCAAGAGTTAAGGAAAAATTCTTTAAGGGTAAGAGTAGTAAATCTAAGAACGGATTGGGTTTATCAATAAGTGATGAAATTATGAAACTTCATGGTGGAGAGCTTTTAATAGATAGTGTATATGGAGAATGGACTAAGGTAACTTTGGTCTTACCCATGGAATAG